In Zingiber officinale cultivar Zhangliang chromosome 1A, Zo_v1.1, whole genome shotgun sequence, a genomic segment contains:
- the LOC122001342 gene encoding wall-associated receptor kinase-like 10 yields MEFTYTLLLQITLLMSLKGVTSWLSENENFTLLSSCPKTCDGIQIEYPFGIGTNCSYAVGFNLTCSYDSDPPRLLLGDGNIQVRNFDIQEGLVYIESPYATLNADSQFNTTSLINLENLPFSFGLDSVDWESGNRYKYRYRYSGNNILAVAGCSAIANIVNLTDNSTIDTCFTICSTINTSTTEQGYLFNDTYCEIYLDPAKFSQLSWAIQLTRLDGNLDHMIVNSSSSIMAIIYNFDGITIDDDFQNFINNRNRTGMMVSLDWYFNDHSTCREAKKRTHTYACRSHNSECSDVLFEDASYLNETIGYRCRCSLNYVGNPYLPDGCQLDNFTSIPAKDCQTKCGNVTISFPFGLKQGCYRDKYFALICNETSNPPTLLLDEGFVVSKISLKEGQLEENISIPDYYLYSSSHFTSLKEQRIMNWIIANQSCKDAAKDNTTFACNHEHSSCLDVKNVGYRCICKDGYDGNPYLPLSNNGCQDINECHYSSPKVCTGDCINTEGNYSCICPPGTFGDPYRGACLSHKRNSLLLGVILGASIGASLLLFCVTLIIVGKKWKHRNQQKIKKRNFVRNHGLLLQQLISTSDQIEERTSVFSLEEIEKATNNFDETRVLGRGGHGIVYKGILSDQRVVAIKKSKIVKTSEIDQFINEVAVLSQINHRNVVKLLGCCLETEVPLLIYEFISNGTLSDHLHVSQDESKLSWDDRLRIASESAGALAYLHSAASMSVFHRDVKSSNILLDDTFKAKVSDFGASRFIPLDQTHIVTAIHVTFGYIDPEYYQTSQLTEKSDVYSFGIILLELLTGKKPIFSTKNGLQQNLAMNFLRATRENTLLDLVEDRVLQEGTKQEFLEISSLIEICLNLKGTKRPTMKEVEYKLQSMRKVRMKKKGVCILEGNEDAECLLSMSSHSSSQMVDEISQGNSRNYTFEKELMWSQNCPR; encoded by the exons ATGGAATTCACGTACACCTTGCTGCTGCAAATTACATTATTGATGTCATTGAAGGGTGTCACAAGTTGGCTATCGGAAAATGAGAATTTCACTCTTCTTTCCAGCTGCCCCAAAACATGCGATGGTATACAAATTGAGTATCCTTTTGGCATTGGCACTAATTGTTCTTATGCTGTTGGATTTAATCTTACTTGTTCATATGACTCGGATCCTCCAAGACTCTTGTTAGGAGATGGCAATATCCAAGTAAGAAATTTTGATATACAAGAGGGGTTGGTATACATTGAATCGCCATATGCCACATTGAATGCAGATTCACAATTCAATACAACTTCGTTGATCAATCTTGAGAATTTGCCTTTCTCTTTTGGCTTAGACTCAGTTGATTGGGAAAGTGGAAACAGATATAAATATAGATATAGATATTCAGGCAATAACATTTTGGCTGTGGCTGGTTGTAGTGCTATTGCCAATATTGTTAATCTTACTGACAACAGTACGATAGATACTTGCTTTACAATATGCTCTACTATCAATACTTCAACTACTGAGCAAGGATATTTGTTCAACGATACATATTGTGAAATTTACTTGGATCCAGCAAAATTCAGCCAGCTTTCATGGGCTATTCAATTAACTCGACTCGATGGGAATTTGGATCATATGATCGTCAATAGTAGCTCCAGCATCATGGCTATCATATACAATTTTGACGGCATCACTATTGACGATGACTTCCAAAATTTTATAAACAATAGGAATAGAACTGGAATGATGGTCAGTCTCGATTGGTACTTCAATGACCATTCAACTTGCAGAGAGGCCAAGAAGAGGACGCACACTTATGCATGCCGTAGTCATAACAGTGAATGTTCTGATGTCCTTTTTGAAGATGCATCATATTTGAATGAAACCATTGGCTATCGTTGTCGATGTTCTTTAAATTATGTCGGCAATCCCTACCTACCTGATGGTTGTCAATTGG ATAATTTTACATCCATTCCTGCAAAAGATTGTCAAACCAAATGTGGAAATGTTACAATTTCCTTTCCCTTCGGGCTAAAACAAGGTTGTTATCGAGATAAATACTTTGCTCTAATATGCAATGAGACCTCCAACCCTCCAACTCTCCTATTGGACGAAGGTTTTGTAGTGAGCAAAATTTCATTGAAGGAAGGCCAACTGGAGGAGAATATTTCTATTCCTGATTACTATTTATATAGTAGTTCACATTTTACTTCCTTGAAGGAACAGAGGATCATGAATTGGATAATAGCCAACCAATCTTGCAAGGATGCTGCAAAAGACAACACCACCTTCGCATGTAACCATGAACATAGCTCATGTTTGGATGTAAAAAATGTTGGGTATAGATGTATATGCAAAGATGGCTACGATGGGAATCCTTACCTTCCTCTTTCTAATAATGGATGTCAAG ATATCAACGAATGTCATTATTCTTCTCCAAAAGTTTGCACTGGAGATTGTATAAATACAGAAGGAAATTACAGCTGCATATGCCCCCCAGGAACATTTGGTGATCCTTATAGAGGAGCATGCCTCTCTCACAAAAGAAATTCTCTTTTACTTG GTGTCATCCTTGGTGCTAGCATTGGAGCAAGTCTCTTGCTCTTCTGCGTAACATTAATCATTGTAGGCAAGAAATGGAAGCATAGAAATCAACAGAAAATCAAAAAAAGGAATTTTGTAAGGAATCATGGTTTACTACTTCAACAATTAATCTCCACAAGTGATCAAATTGAGGAGAGAACAAGCGTATTTTCTCTGGAAGAAATAGAAAAGGCAACAAATAATTTCGATGAAACTCGAGTACTTGGAAGGGGAGGACATGGGATAGTTTACAAAGGAATTCTATCAGATCAACGAGTTGTTGCCATAAAAAAGTCAAAAATAGTTAAGACGAGTGAAATTGATCAATTTATAAACGAGGTTGCGGTTCTTTCTCAGATCAATCATAGGAATGTAGTTAAGCTTCTTGGATGTTGTTTAGAAACTGAAGTTCCTTTGTTGATTTATGAATTTATCTCGAACGGAACCCTTTCTGATCATCTACATGTTTCGCAAGATGAATCTAAATTATCATGGGATGATCGTCTCAGGATTGCCTCAGAATCTGCAGGAGCACTTGCCTATCTGCACTCAGCTGCTTCTATGTCTGTCTTTCATAGAGATGTCAAGTCATCAAATATTCTTTTAGATGATACTTTTAAGGCGAAGGTATCGGACTTTGGGGCATCAAGATTTATTCCTCTTGATCAAACACACATAGTTACTGCCATACATGTTACCTTTGGATATATCGATCCAGAGTATTATCAAACTAGTCAATTGACAGAAAAAAGTGATGTTTATAGTTTTGGAATTATTCTTCTTGAACTTTTAACGGGAAAGAAACCTATCTTCTCAACCAAAAATGGGTTACAACAAAATCTAGCCATGAATTTCCTTCGAGCAACAAGAGAGAACACATTGCTTGATCTTGTGGAAGATCGTGTTTTGCAAGAAGGAACAAAGCAAGAATTTCTTGAAATCAGTAGTTTGATAGAAATTTGCCTGAATTTGAAAGGTACGAAAAGGCCAACAATGAAAGAAGTTGAATATAAATTGCAAAGCATGAGAAAGGTTAGAATGAAAAAGAAAGGAGTTTGTATTCTAGAAGGGAATGAGGATGCTGAATGCTTACTTAGTATGTCGTCTCACTCTTCTTCACAAATGGTGGATGAAATAAGTCAAGGAAATTCTAGGAATTATACCTTTGAGAAGGAGCTTATGTGGTCACAAAATTGCCCTCGTTAA